Part of the Aquimarina sp. MAR_2010_214 genome is shown below.
AGTTGCAGGGATAAACGGATCTGAGCCATTAACAGGTGGTGATGGGTTTTATACTTTTATAGATAAAGATGGTCAATATATGATTGCCACTTATGTTAACAATGTTATTTATAGATTTAATTTACCATGGGATGGACGTAGTAGAATCCAAGGTGGTGCAACTACCCTTGTAAATGATGACTCTAAAGGAGATTTTGTAAACCAAATGGGATATGATAGTGGTGCAAATTTTCTTTTATCAAATAACACACATGTAGTTAATCGAAATAAAGTGTATTCGATAAAAACTGTTGATGTTGCTAGGAATAGAAATGCAGATATTACAAATGCATTATTAACAAGTAAACCTACTGCTTTTATAGCTTCTACTTTTGCCAATAATACTTGGTATGTTGGTACTGCTTCTGGAGGCTTATTAAGATTAACAAATGTAGGTGTAGGGGCCGCTAATTGGGCAGAAATAAATACGCCTTTTGTTGGGTCTGTTTCCTCTGTTAGATTAGGTGCAACAGCAAATGATATTATGGTTACTATCCATAACTACGGAGTTACAAGTGTATGGTATTCTTCTGATGCTGGAGCCAACTGGTCAAGTAAAGAAGGTGATCTTCCGGATATCCCTGTTAGAGATATTTTACAAAACCCATTAGATAGAACAGAGGTTATTGTAGGAACACAACTAGGAGTATGGGTTACTACTAATTTTGATGCGGCAAATCCAAATTGGACAAGATCCCAAAACGGAATGAGTGATGCTAGTGTAACTTCTTTTGATTACTGGGAAGTAAATGGAGATCAAAATAACAATAAAATTATAGCTTCGACTTATGGACGAGGTGTATTTACAGGTTCATTCACTGCAAATGGAGCTCAGGATAACGAAGCGCCAACTGCACCAACAAATCTAGTTACTTCAAATATTACACAGACAACTATAGATTTAGGATGGACAGCATCTAATGATAATGTTGGAGTTACAGAATATGATGTATATCAAGATGAAGTTGTTATAGCAACTATTAACGCTACCAATAGAACAGTAACTGGTTTAACAGCAAATACTACGTATGCGTTTAAAATAAGAGCTAAAGATGCAGCTGGTAATGTGTCTACTGATAGTAATATAGTGAATGCTACAACAAGTGCAGTAGCAGCAGATCCTTGTAATGGAGGTGCTACATTAACAGCAAATTCTGGTAATTTTGAAGATGGTAGTGATGCGCAAAATTATAGCAATAATCAAAATTGTACATGGTTAATAAGACCAGGAAACGGAGGTACAGTAACATTAAACTTTGATAATTATAATACAGAATCTGGTTATGATTTTGTTACAGTATATGATGGAGAAAACGCTAACGCAACGCAATTAGGTAGATTTTCTGGAACAACAATCCCAAATCAAATGGTTTCTACAGGTAATGCGATGTTTGTTCGATTTACATCTGATGGATCAGTTACTGCTTCTGGGTGGGCTGCTAGATATACTTCTACAGTTCAAGGAGAAGCAACTTGTAATGATGGTATTCAAAATGGAAATGAAACCGGAGTAGATTGTGGAGGAGATTGTGCTCCTTGTAATGCTGTAGAACCTGGTTGTGCAAACGGTATTAGCGCTTTCCCTTATAATGAAGGGTTTGAAGCAGGGTTGGGGAATTGGACTCAAGGTGCTGGAGATGATTTTGATTGGACTCGCCAATCAGGAGGAACACGCTCTAGAGATACAGGCCCATCTGGAGCACAAGAAGGTAGCAACTATGTATATGTTGAAACTTCAAATCCTAATAGCCCTAATAAAACAACAATTCTTAACTCTCCGTGTTTTGACTTGAATGGAGTAAATTCACCAAGTTTTACATTTAGATACCACATGCTTGGTAATGCAGTAGGAGAACTTAAGTTAGAACTAAGTAACGATGACGGTACTAATTGGGTATCAGTTTGGAGTAAAACAGGTACTCAAGGTAATGTATGGAATAATGCCAATGTTGATTTAAATGTATATGTAGGAAGATCAGTAAAAATGCGTTTTGTTGGTACTTCAGGAAATTCTTGGCAAGGAGATATGGCGATTGATAATATATCGTTGACTACTGTAAATGCAGCAGCTGTGGCAGGTAGATCGAACGGAAACTTGATAGATTCAACACTTGATGATCAAGAAATTAAAGCTTTTGATGTGAATATCTATCCTAATCCGGTTCAAGATATCTTGTATATTACTACAGCCAAGACATCTACAATGAATTATAAAATAATGAATATCACTGGTCAAATTGTTAACCAGGGAGTTGTTTATAATAATAGTATAGATGTGCAGAATTTAACCAAAGGAGTATATATTCTCGAGCTGAAATTAGAAAAAGATAAAAGCATTAAACAATTTGTAAGAAAATAATATTTATAAAATAGTGATTTGTTTAGGAGGCTGTCTGAAAAGGCAGTCTCCTTTTTTTTAATAAATTGTTTAGGTCTGATGTATCTAAAATGCATAAAAAAAGCCTCCATAATATGAATTATGAAGGCCGTACTAAATAGTAAAATGGTTAGTGGTTACTACTTATCTTTAAGTTTCTTAGCTTGTTTTGTCCACTGATCTCTTTCAATCCTACCAGGAAAAAATTGGATAAGCGTTGTTACTGTATCTATATCTTCTGCGGTAAATTTACTAATTTGATCAAAAGTATAGATACCAATACTGTTTAATTTTTCTTCAATAAAAGGGCCAACACCGCTAATTAGCTTTAAATCATCTTTTTGAGAGGCATCTGCTTTGCCAAAACTATCAAAATTTAATGTAGGCATTTCTCCACCATTTGTAACGGCTACTCCTCCATGATCGCGGGTTTTAACTGCTTTAATTTCATTTCCGGAATTAGAAAATGTAGTATTGGCTTTTTCATTGCTTGTATTTCTAAGCTTTATATTTTCTCTTTCACATTCGTCTAATTCCTTTTTATATTTTTTTTTGACGGCTCTTTTTCCTAATAATCTTCCTAATAAAAAGGCAAGGAATAATAGCAATAATAAGCACCACCAATTTGCTTCGTTTAAAAAATCTAACATAGTTGTAATATTTTTAGTTTACGGTTATTTCTATTCTTCTGTTTTTTGCTCTGTTTTCCTCACTATCATTTATAGCTATGGGACTCGATTCTCCTTTAGATAGGGCTATGATTTTATCCTTGACTATACCTTGTGAAATAAGATATTCTCGTACATTATTAGCTCTTTGTTGTCCAAACCAAAGATTTGCTTCTTCTTCACCAACATCATCTGTATGTCCTGTGATCACAATTGATTTATCAGGATATTTATTAATATAATTTTTTAGCTCGAGTGCATAATTAGATAAAGAAGCATCTGGTTGAAATGTTTTTTGAGCAAAATTAGAATACAACGTTCTGGCAGCTATACTTTTTTCTACTTCAACCAATCGGGCTTCATTTAATGTCATGAAATTTAATAGTATTCCACCGGTATAATCACCATCATTAGAGTAGGTATACTTATTTAATTGAGTTTTGGTCACGATACGACCTGAATTAATTCCAGCTTCAACTAAAATATTTTTAATAAAATTAGCCCTAGTGATACCTAATTGTGTACTATCGTTATTTTCAGAAGAATTCTCATAACCATAAATGACAAGCTCTTGATCTTGGTGTTGTCCTAGATAATCAGCTATTTGTTGACTAAATCCATTTAAAGAAACAGGAATAAATACATCTCCGTTAGTATTGTTAATTTTTAGATTTTCAACATACCTAAAAACATCTTGCCCGTGAGGACCTTTAGCAAATAATCCAACAGTCCTATTTGCGGCGGCAATACTGTCTTCATACGCTTTTTTAGCTAATGCTTCTGATTCTGGATCAGGTTTTTGTTCTACCACAGGTATACTTTCATTGGTGCTTTTTGTACACCAATCACAGGAGTAGTACCACCATATTGCTAGCCATGCAAAAAGTAGAAAAATAAAAAAAGAGGATAAATTTTTCATGTGTTGTTGATTAGTATTAGTTTCTTAAAGTTATAAAAATGTTTATAATCAACCTATTGCAGACTTTGAATTCTATGAATTTAATGATAGAAAAAAGATGAATCGCAAAAAAATAAGTTGAAATGCGTTTGAGAGAAAATAATTTTTTATAAATTCGCAGAGTATTTAGAAAAAAACAATGAATAATATATTTGTACATCATCATCATTCTTACATTTTCGCTCAGGCGTGGTAAGTATGATATGTGTATAACACAAAATATGAAAACCCGTTTGAGTAATTCAAACGGGTTTTTTGTTTCTACAAAACTTGTTTTTGAATTGCTCAAGCATAACAACAAGAAAATGTCAAAAATTAAAATAGCAATTCAAAAAAGCGGTCGTCTTAATGAAGATTCAGTAAAAATATTGAAAGACTGCGGTATTTCGATTGATAATGGTAAAGATCAGCTAAAAGCTCAAACCCGTAATTTTCCTATGGAAGTTATGTTTTTACGAAATGGTGATATACCTCAATACCTTAGGGATGGTATTGTTGATATCGCTATTATAGGTGAGAATGTACTTATAGAAAAAGGAAAAGATATTTCGATTACAGAACGACTCAATTTTTCTAAGTGTAAAGTTTCTCTGGCGGTACCAAAAGATTTTGAGTACAATTCAATCAAAGATCTCGATGGAAAAAGAATTGCTACTTCATACCCAAATACAGTTAGTGAATATTTAGATAAACAAGGGATCTCGGTAGAATTACACCAAATATCAGGATCTGTTGAGATTGCACCGAATATCGGTTTGGCAGATGCAATTTGTGATATTGTATCGAGCGGTAGTACATTATTTAAAAATAATCTTAAGGAGGTAGAGGTAATGCTTACTTCTGAAGCTGTACTGGCAGTATCTCCAAAAATATCAAACGAAAATAAAAGACTGCTTGAAAAATTACAATTTAGAATCAAAGCTGTTTTAAAAGCCAGGAATTCTAAATATGTCTTACTTAATGCTCCCAACCACAAAATCGAAGATATCGTTAAGATATTACCAGGTATGCGAAGCCCTACAGTATTGCCATTGGCAGAAGAGGGTTGGAGTTCTATTCATACTGTGGTAGAAAAAAATAAATTTTGGGATATTCTTGATGAGCTAAAAGCAGAAGGAGCAGAAGGAATTTTGGTGTGCCCAATTGAAAAAATGGTTTTATAAATAATTTAATGTGTTTCTGTAAAGACAGAAATTAAGAAGAGATGCAAAAAATATACAATCCAAATAAAAATAATTGGCCCGAAATATTGAAAAGGCCAACGCAAACTGTGGCAGATATTGAGGAAAAAGTAATGACTGTTTTTAAAGAAGTCAAAGCAGAGGGTGATCAAGCAATACAGCGATATACTAAGAAATTTGATAAGGTAGATCTAGATACTATCCTTGTGAATTCTGAGGAGATAAAAGAAGCAAAAAGACAGGTAAATCAGGATTTAAAGGATGCAATAGGGTTGGCTAAATCTAATATCGAAAAGTTTCATGCAGTACAAAAAACGGATAAAGTTTCTATAGAAACAACAATCGGAGTTAAATGCTGGCAAGAGAAAAGACCAATCCAAAAAGTGGGATTATATATTCCAGGAGGAACAGCTCCTTTATTTTCTACAATTTTAATGTTAGCTGTTCCTGCTAATCTTGCAGGGTGCAAAGAAATAATATTATGCTCCCCTCCAAATAAGGAAGGAAAGATTCATCCGGCTATTTTGTACACAGCCGACCTTTGCGGAGTAACAAAAATATGTAAAGTAGGAGGGATTCAAGCTGTTGCGGGGATGACTTTTGGGACAGAAACTATTCCGTCTGTGTATAAAATATTCGGTCCGGGTAATCAATTCGTAACGGTAGCAAAGCAACTGGCAACGAAGTTTGGTGTCGCTATAGATATGCCGGCTGGACCAAGTGAATTGCTCGTGGTTGCAGATAATACTGCTAATGCATCGTTTGTTGCTTCTGATTTGTTAAGCCAGGCAGAACACGGCAAAGACAGTCAGGTAATTTTGGTATCTACTTCCAAAGAAATAATGGATAAAGTAGAAGAAGAGGTTATCAAACAATTAGCAGTTTTACCTAGAAAAGAAATTACAGAAGGAGCAATATCCAATTCTAAATTAATTTGTGTCGAAGATGATCAGGAAGCTATAGAATTAATCAATGAGTATGGTCCAGAGCATTTTATAATATGTGTAAAAAATGAAGATTTTTATATCAATAATATAACCAATGCAGGTTCTGTGTTTATCGGTAATTATACACCAGAAAGCGCAGGTGATTACGCTTCGGGAACCAACCATACATTACCTACCAACGGGTATGCAAAACAATATAGTGGAGTAAATCTTGATAGTTTTATGAAATCAATGACATTTCAGAAAATATCAAAAGATGGTATCCAGAATATAGGTAAAGCTATTGAACTTATGGCAGAAGCAGAAGGCTTGCAAGCACACAAAAATGCAGTAACATTACGACTAGAGAGTTTAAAATAGTTGGCCGCTACAAGTAGTCAGGAATCATCAATGATGCTTTAACCAACAACAATAAACTAAAAATGAAAAAAACACAATTTAATATAAAGCAATTAGTTCGCAAGAATATACTACATCTAAAACCGTATAGTTCGGCAAGAGATGAGTTTACAGATTTTGATCAGGATATGGTTTTTTTGGATGCCAATGAAAACCCTTATGAGAACGGAGTTAATCGATATCCTGATCCACAACAGAAAAGTTTAAAAAAGATAATAGCAAACCAAAGAAAAGTTTCAGAAACAAATATACTTCTGGGTAATGGTAGTGATGAAGTATTAGATCTAATATTTAGAGCATTTTGCGAACCTGGTATCGACAATATTATTACAATGCCCCCTACATATGGGATGTATAAAGTATTAGCAAATATCAATAATGTAGAAGAACAACAAGTATGGTTAGGAGAAAATTTTCAACCTGATGTCGAAGCGATACTCGCAGCTGAGAATAGTAATTCTAAATTACTTTTTATTTGTTCTCCTAATAATCCTTCAGGTAATTTAATTGAACAACAACGGGTAGAAGAACTTCTAGAACGTTTTAATGGACTGGTAATTATTGATGAAGCCTATATCGATTTTACCGATAGAGAGAGTTGGGTGGGTGATATATACAAATATCCAAATCTTATAGTGACACAGACTTTATCCAAAGCATACGGTTTGGCAGGGATACGATTAGGGATTTGTTATGCTTCTGAAGAAATAATTAATGTTTTAAATAAAATAAAACCTCCTTATAACGTGAACGAACTAACACAACAACGAGCACTGCAAAGGGTTATTGAAGAAGATCAAATTAAAGACGAAGTGTCTATAATAATAGAAGGGCGTGCTCATTTAGAAGAAGCTTTATCTACCATAAATTTTGTAGAGAAGATATTTAGAAGTGATGCTAATTTTATTTTGGTAAGGGTAGATGATGCAAATAAGCGATACGATCAGTTAATTAAGCATGGTATTGTGGTTCGTAATAGAAGCACACAACCTTTATGCGAAAATACACTTCGGTTTACAGTAGGTACTGAAGAAGAAAATAAAAAATTAATACAGATACTTATGTCAATTTCGAAATCGTGAACTCATTTCAGAAATTACAGGAAGACAATAATAATTAGATAAAAAACACTCAAATTAAACTCATAGTCAATACAATCCAATGAAAAAGAAAGTATTATTTATAGATCGTGATGGTACGATTATCAAAGAAACTGCAGACGAGCAGATAGATGCGTTCGAGAAAATGATTTTCTACCCAAAAGCATTTACGTATTTAGGTAAAATTGCTCAGGAATTAAACTATGAATTGGTAATGATTACCAATCAAGATGGTTTGGGGACTGGTGTGTTTCCTGAAGATACATTTTGGCCTGTGCATAATTTTATTATGAAATCTTTTGAAAACGAAGGAGTTGTGTTTGATAAGGTGTTTCTTGATAGAAC
Proteins encoded:
- a CDS encoding CUB domain-containing protein, whose product is MKKRLTRPVILGLGLVTLSVFVVNSVNKDKLEQSTTETEITNLRKQHASYIQNSPFKETLQLKKSERKAKGLPPNKYFEQMWELTMNPATGKTEPEKIYAVQKRLANTSKRAPGDAQDNPWVERGPNDIGGRTRAILFDPNDANNRKVYAGGVSGGLWVNNDITSAASQWSRVQNVPGNLSVTSITVDPRNSNTWYVGTGEQYTAGSVVGNGIYRSIDGGTTWQALNIPPAGGGNINLNATNLFLSGIYYVNDIVAWNNTAQNRTDLFVGVGAHIYADSSGPRNWLGIQSAGIYRSIDGGATWNRIEAANMRYQRDNVNYYYVPNDFEIGQNNKLWVGTVNSPLGNGGGRVFSSDDGATWTEAAASPLNDSNRVELEVSTTNANKIYALTQGVARDADGNVIDPVHIYRSLDGFATAPTATVLPNDVDNSIPAKDFTRGQAFYDLMIESDPNNDDIVYVGGIDLFRSTNGGNAWTQISKWSNNNNLAGLGASIVHADQHAMVFRPGNSNQAIFGNDGGVFYANSLSTAANNNVFAARNSNYNVTQYVKAGIGPNGAGDVNGIFSAGAQDNGSQAFRNVVAGINGSEPLTGGDGFYTFIDKDGQYMIATYVNNVIYRFNLPWDGRSRIQGGATTLVNDDSKGDFVNQMGYDSGANFLLSNNTHVVNRNKVYSIKTVDVARNRNADITNALLTSKPTAFIASTFANNTWYVGTASGGLLRLTNVGVGAANWAEINTPFVGSVSSVRLGATANDIMVTIHNYGVTSVWYSSDAGANWSSKEGDLPDIPVRDILQNPLDRTEVIVGTQLGVWVTTNFDAANPNWTRSQNGMSDASVTSFDYWEVNGDQNNNKIIASTYGRGVFTGSFTANGAQDNEAPTAPTNLVTSNITQTTIDLGWTASNDNVGVTEYDVYQDEVVIATINATNRTVTGLTANTTYAFKIRAKDAAGNVSTDSNIVNATTSAVAADPCNGGATLTANSGNFEDGSDAQNYSNNQNCTWLIRPGNGGTVTLNFDNYNTESGYDFVTVYDGENANATQLGRFSGTTIPNQMVSTGNAMFVRFTSDGSVTASGWAARYTSTVQGEATCNDGIQNGNETGVDCGGDCAPCNAVEPGCANGISAFPYNEGFEAGLGNWTQGAGDDFDWTRQSGGTRSRDTGPSGAQEGSNYVYVETSNPNSPNKTTILNSPCFDLNGVNSPSFTFRYHMLGNAVGELKLELSNDDGTNWVSVWSKTGTQGNVWNNANVDLNVYVGRSVKMRFVGTSGNSWQGDMAIDNISLTTVNAAAVAGRSNGNLIDSTLDDQEIKAFDVNIYPNPVQDILYITTAKTSTMNYKIMNITGQIVNQGVVYNNSIDVQNLTKGVYILELKLEKDKSIKQFVRK
- a CDS encoding OmpA family protein — translated: MKNLSSFFIFLLFAWLAIWWYYSCDWCTKSTNESIPVVEQKPDPESEALAKKAYEDSIAAANRTVGLFAKGPHGQDVFRYVENLKINNTNGDVFIPVSLNGFSQQIADYLGQHQDQELVIYGYENSSENNDSTQLGITRANFIKNILVEAGINSGRIVTKTQLNKYTYSNDGDYTGGILLNFMTLNEARLVEVEKSIAARTLYSNFAQKTFQPDASLSNYALELKNYINKYPDKSIVITGHTDDVGEEEANLWFGQQRANNVREYLISQGIVKDKIIALSKGESSPIAINDSEENRAKNRRIEITVN
- the hisG gene encoding ATP phosphoribosyltransferase, with protein sequence MSKIKIAIQKSGRLNEDSVKILKDCGISIDNGKDQLKAQTRNFPMEVMFLRNGDIPQYLRDGIVDIAIIGENVLIEKGKDISITERLNFSKCKVSLAVPKDFEYNSIKDLDGKRIATSYPNTVSEYLDKQGISVELHQISGSVEIAPNIGLADAICDIVSSGSTLFKNNLKEVEVMLTSEAVLAVSPKISNENKRLLEKLQFRIKAVLKARNSKYVLLNAPNHKIEDIVKILPGMRSPTVLPLAEEGWSSIHTVVEKNKFWDILDELKAEGAEGILVCPIEKMVL
- the hisD gene encoding histidinol dehydrogenase — its product is MQKIYNPNKNNWPEILKRPTQTVADIEEKVMTVFKEVKAEGDQAIQRYTKKFDKVDLDTILVNSEEIKEAKRQVNQDLKDAIGLAKSNIEKFHAVQKTDKVSIETTIGVKCWQEKRPIQKVGLYIPGGTAPLFSTILMLAVPANLAGCKEIILCSPPNKEGKIHPAILYTADLCGVTKICKVGGIQAVAGMTFGTETIPSVYKIFGPGNQFVTVAKQLATKFGVAIDMPAGPSELLVVADNTANASFVASDLLSQAEHGKDSQVILVSTSKEIMDKVEEEVIKQLAVLPRKEITEGAISNSKLICVEDDQEAIELINEYGPEHFIICVKNEDFYINNITNAGSVFIGNYTPESAGDYASGTNHTLPTNGYAKQYSGVNLDSFMKSMTFQKISKDGIQNIGKAIELMAEAEGLQAHKNAVTLRLESLK
- the hisC gene encoding histidinol-phosphate transaminase, giving the protein MKKTQFNIKQLVRKNILHLKPYSSARDEFTDFDQDMVFLDANENPYENGVNRYPDPQQKSLKKIIANQRKVSETNILLGNGSDEVLDLIFRAFCEPGIDNIITMPPTYGMYKVLANINNVEEQQVWLGENFQPDVEAILAAENSNSKLLFICSPNNPSGNLIEQQRVEELLERFNGLVIIDEAYIDFTDRESWVGDIYKYPNLIVTQTLSKAYGLAGIRLGICYASEEIINVLNKIKPPYNVNELTQQRALQRVIEEDQIKDEVSIIIEGRAHLEEALSTINFVEKIFRSDANFILVRVDDANKRYDQLIKHGIVVRNRSTQPLCENTLRFTVGTEEENKKLIQILMSISKS